TTGAAATTGCCAAACAATACGCCCAGCTTTACGCTCTAGTGCCTAACACCCCCTTAGCGCAAATCTTGCCCTTAAGTCCACATAAAAACGCCCTTTCTCAAGAGAGAATGCAAACCCTACACTTAGGGTATGAAAAACCCCCGGGATATATCCAAGACATCTTGATAGCCCCTCCAAAAACCCCCATACCAATTGGGCGCAAAATTCTTTTAAAACGAGTGTTGAGCAGTGCGGGTTTAAGTCCCTCTAACATTATTGTTTCTTTCTTCTTAGATTTGTATCGCTTCTTGCGCGCTCTTGCGCGCTTCTTAACCGACAAAAAAGGACTTAAATTGCTTTGGAAATATAGAAAGGGTGTTCCCTCAGATGCGCCGGATATTGGGGGGGGGGGGGGGGTGAAATTAAGTGGTGATTTTAGTCGCGTAAGGATCAGTTTTACGCAAGGGGGCTTGTATGCCGCTTAAGCCCCTCATCATCGCTGGCAATGGTCCTAGTATCAAAGACCTAGACTATAGCCTTTTTCCCCCCGATTTTGATGTCTTTAGATGCAACCAGTTTTATTTTGAGGATAAATACTATCTGGGCAAAGAAGTCAAGGGGGTGTTTTTTAACGCGCAAGTCTTTGATATACAGATGAAAACGGCTAGAGAATTAAGTTTGCGCCAAGAATATTATTTTGAAGATCTGTTTTGTTCGACCATTGCGCCTTTTATGAATTTTGGGAATTGCTGTACACACGCCCAAGATTACCTAGACAAGCATTATGCAGGGGCGCGCAACACTTACGATTTGCTACAAAATCTAGAGCCTTTTTATAAACTCTACACTACCCATCGTAATTTTCACCAACAACATTTCACCACTGGTGTGATGATGATTGTCGTAGCAATCGCCTTGGGCTACAAAGAAATCTATTGCGCTGGGTTAGATTTTTACCTAGAGGGATTGGGGCATTTTTACCATGCTAAAAGCCCGCACTTTACTATAAGACCAGATTCTCAACACGCAAAAGACCTTGATATTCAAGGCATTAAATTGGCCCAACAATATGCCCAACTTTACGCTCTAATTCCCAATAGCGCGCTTTCTAAAATATTGCCTTTAAGTCCGCATAAAAATGCCCTTTCTCAAGAAAAAATGCAAACTCTAAAATTAGGAGAGCCTAAGCCGGAGGGCTATATCGATGATGTTTGTATCGATCCCACCGATGTCCCTATGCGCACCACTTTGAGACAAACTATTCAAGATGCGGGTATCACTCCGGATAATCTTGTTTATAGGGGTTTGAAAATAATTTTGCGTTATTTTGTCGATTTATATCGCTTTGTGAAGGGCGTGTTAAAACTTGGATCTAAAGCTTTTTGGCTCTTAAAAGAGCAGAGTAGAGGTAGTAGAACTACAAAAAAAGGGTGATATTTAACCTTAAGGGGGTGCTTATTTGGAGGATTTTGGTTAGCAATTTCGCTTGCTAGCGAATATAGGATTTTTTAATACGCAAATGGTTATACTGAGCCCTCAAAAAAATCATCAATCAAGAGGCTTTAATGCAACATATTAGAAACATCGCTGTCATTGCGCATGTCGATCATGGAAAAACGACCTTAGTCGATGGTTTGCTCACCCAGTCGGGCACTTTTGGCGAACGGGATAAGCTCGATGAACGCATGATGGATAGCAATGATTTAGAAAAAGAACGGGGCATTACCATTTTGTCCAAAAACACAGCCATCCATTATAAAGACACCCAAATTAATATTATTGACACTCCCGGGCACGCCGATTTTGGGGGCGAAGTAGAGCGGGTGTTAAAAATGGTCGATGGCGTGTTACTCTTAGTGGACGCTCAAGAGGGAGTGATGCCTCAGACTAAATTTGTAGTTAAAAAGGCTTTGAGCTTTGGTATTTGCCCCATTGTGGTGGTGAACAAGATCGACAAACCCGCTGCCGATCCAGATCGAGTGGTGAATGAAGTGTTTGATCTCTTTGTGGCGATGGAGGCAAGCGATGCCCAGTTAGATTTTCCGGTCGTTTATGCGGCCGCACGAGAGGGTTATGCGATCAAGGAATTGGGCGATGAGAAAAAGAATTTAGAACCCTTATTTGAAACCATTCTCTCCCATGTGCCTGCCCCCAGTGGAGATTCTAATAATGCGTTGCAAATGCAAATTTTTACTTTGGATTATGATAATTATGTGGGCAAAATTGGAATTGCTAGGGTGTTTAATGGGCAGATCAAAAAGGGAGATACAGTTGCTTTGTATAAAAGCGATGGGAGCAAGGAAACAGGCAGAATCACAAAACTGATCGGCTTTTTAGGCTTAGCGCGCATGGAAATCGAACAAGCGCAAGCGGGCGATATTATTGCTATTGCTGGCTTTAATGCCATGGATGTGGGCGATAGCGTAGTCGATCCTAATAATCCTATGCCCTTAGACCCCATGCACTTAGAAGAGCCCACCATGAGCGTGGTGTTTGCTATCAATGATTCCCCTCTAGCAGGCACAGAGGGTAAGCATGTTACGGCCAACAAGCTCAAAGATCGCCTGCTTAAAGAAATGCAAACCAATATCGCCATGAAATGCGAGGAAATGGGCGAGGGAAAATTTAAAGTGAGTGGGCGCGGAGAGTTGCAAATTACGATTTTGGCTGAGAATTTGCGCCGTGAGGGCTTTGAATTTAGTATTTCGCGCCCTGAGGTGATCGTTAAAGTGCAAGATGGGATCAAATTAGAGCCCTTTGAGCATCTGGTGATCGACACCCCTCAAGATTTTAGTGGGGCGATCATTGAGCGGCTCGGGCGGCGCAAGGCGGAGATGAAAGCGATGAATCCGATGAATGATGGCTACAGCCGTTTAGAATTTGAGATTCCAGCTAGGGGGCTGATTGGCTATCGCTCTGAGTTTTTGACAGACACTAAGGGCGAGGGCGTGATGAATCATTCCTTTTTAGAATTTCGTCCCTTTAGTGGGAGTGTGGAGTCACGCAAAAACGGCGCGCTAGTAAGTATGGAAAATGGAGAAGCTACGGCTTTTTCTCTATTTAATATCCAAGAGAGAGGCGCGCTGTTTATCGACCCCCAGACTAAAGTTTATGTAGGCATGGTGATTGGTGAGCACAGCCGGGACAATGATTTAGAAGTCAATCCCATTAAATCTAAACATCTAACCAATATGCGCGCGAGTGGGAGCGATGATGCGATCAAGCTCACGCCTCCAAGACGCATGGCTTTAGAG
This portion of the Helicobacter felis ATCC 49179 genome encodes:
- the typA gene encoding translational GTPase TypA, with the translated sequence MQHIRNIAVIAHVDHGKTTLVDGLLTQSGTFGERDKLDERMMDSNDLEKERGITILSKNTAIHYKDTQINIIDTPGHADFGGEVERVLKMVDGVLLLVDAQEGVMPQTKFVVKKALSFGICPIVVVNKIDKPAADPDRVVNEVFDLFVAMEASDAQLDFPVVYAAAREGYAIKELGDEKKNLEPLFETILSHVPAPSGDSNNALQMQIFTLDYDNYVGKIGIARVFNGQIKKGDTVALYKSDGSKETGRITKLIGFLGLARMEIEQAQAGDIIAIAGFNAMDVGDSVVDPNNPMPLDPMHLEEPTMSVVFAINDSPLAGTEGKHVTANKLKDRLLKEMQTNIAMKCEEMGEGKFKVSGRGELQITILAENLRREGFEFSISRPEVIVKVQDGIKLEPFEHLVIDTPQDFSGAIIERLGRRKAEMKAMNPMNDGYSRLEFEIPARGLIGYRSEFLTDTKGEGVMNHSFLEFRPFSGSVESRKNGALVSMENGEATAFSLFNIQERGALFIDPQTKVYVGMVIGEHSRDNDLEVNPIKSKHLTNMRASGSDDAIKLTPPRRMALERALEWIEEDEILEVTPLNLRIRKKFLDPTARRRAKK
- a CDS encoding alpha-2,3-sialyltransferase encodes the protein MPLKPLIIAGNGPSIKDLDYSLFPPDFDVFRCNQFYFEDKYYLGKEVKGVFFNAQVFDIQMKTARELSLRQEYYFEDLFCSTIAPFMNFGNCCTHAQDYLDKHYAGARNTYDLLQNLEPFYKLYTTHRNFHQQHFTTGVMMIVVAIALGYKEIYCAGLDFYLEGLGHFYHAKSPHFTIRPDSQHAKDLDIQGIKLAQQYAQLYALIPNSALSKILPLSPHKNALSQEKMQTLKLGEPKPEGYIDDVCIDPTDVPMRTTLRQTIQDAGITPDNLVYRGLKIILRYFVDLYRFVKGVLKLGSKAFWLLKEQSRGSRTTKKG